AGATAAGACAAAGCACCGGCTTTGATGGCCGGAAAAATATGTTCATCCTGATGGTAAGAGGTAAGCACAATCACCTGAGTGCGCGGGCTGGCTTGTTTGACTTGCTGGGTGGCGGTTACGCCGTCCATTCCAGGCTTCAGCAAATCCATTAGTATTACATCGGGGGCATACATGAAAAAACAATGCCGGTAAAAATTTTCCTCACTCGTTTAGAAAAATCCCTATTGACATTTAGCTTAAATCTGGCTAGAATATAGCCAGAATGAGATACGAGATCATTTTAGCCCCGGAAGCCATTCAAGACTTGAAGCGTTTATCCGTGCGTGATCGTTCAATGGTTCGAGACGAGCTTGAAACCCACCTTCGATTCGAGCCGGATAAATTGAGTAGGAACCGGATTAAACGACTCCGTGGTATCAGGCGTCCTCAGTACCGATTACGTGTTGGTGAAATCCGGGGATTTTATGATATTGTTCAGGATGTGGTCGAAGTATTGGCGATTGTGAAAAAATCGGATGCCATGGCCTGGTTAGCGGAAATGGGAGAAGTGGAATGAAAGAAGTACCGTTAACAGAAGTGAAAGATAAGTTATCAGAATATTTACGACTGGCCGAAGAAGAAAACGTCATCATTACCCGGCATGGTAAACCGGCGGGTCTCCTGGTTGGCTTTGGCAGTGAAGATGATTGGTTTGATTATCGGTTGGAACATGATGAACGTTTTCTGGCGCGGGTTGCAACAGCCCGAGAGAGCTTACGGACTAACAAAGGGATCA
This window of the Anaerolineae bacterium genome carries:
- a CDS encoding type II toxin-antitoxin system Phd/YefM family antitoxin, encoding MKEVPLTEVKDKLSEYLRLAEEENVIITRHGKPAGLLVGFGSEDDWFDYRLEHDERFLARVATARESLRTNKGIRLEDIVFDE
- a CDS encoding type II toxin-antitoxin system RelE/ParE family toxin translates to MRYEIILAPEAIQDLKRLSVRDRSMVRDELETHLRFEPDKLSRNRIKRLRGIRRPQYRLRVGEIRGFYDIVQDVVEVLAIVKKSDAMAWLAEMGEVE